One region of Primulina tabacum isolate GXHZ01 chromosome 1, ASM2559414v2, whole genome shotgun sequence genomic DNA includes:
- the LOC142505017 gene encoding L10-interacting MYB domain-containing protein-like gives MYSKLAPKRGLSNPSQLPRYTIETVEPGFVVDGNNKADWTDQNTEIFLKICEEEIESANKPTKHLNKTGYTNLVSKFNERTRLSLNQKQFKNKWDFMRKYFALWAQLIGNNETGLGWDHNKMTVQADNSWWEDKIKENPEYAKLRLRGPKNLDLLENIFKGSIATGYAAIAPSEDQPIHNNFNDDTNDWDVQLDGEFQSDVYINVESQEFMKNSTMGADNFMQQRKRKRRESREKRGPIATRLADQLDRVLQEFETQKSIHETPKDDPCSIENCLEVLRSLPGMVVGSEQFFIVTRVLSKKHNRQTFIGLKDSELQLGWVKTFTKDDLKRY, from the exons ATGTATTCGAAGTTAGCTCCTAAACGAGGATTATCAAATCCAAGTCAATTACCTAGATATACGATTGAGACTGTTGAACCTGGATTTGTTGTTGATGGGAATAATAAGGCGGATTGGACTGATCAGAATaccgaaatatttttaaaaatttgtgaggaagaaattgAATCCGCCAATAAGCCTACCAAACATTTAAACAAAACGGGGTACACAAATTTAGTTTCAAAATTTAATGAGAGAACGAGACTTTCTTTGAATCAAAaacaattcaaaaataaatgggattttatgagaaaatattttgcacTGTGGGCACAACTTATTGGAAATAATGAGACTGGCCTTGGTTGGGATCACAACAAGATGACCGTGCAAGCTGATAATAGTTGGTGGGAGGATAAGATTAAG GAAAATCCTGAGTATGCAAAGTTAAGATTGAGGGGACCCaagaatttagatttattggaaaatatatttaaagGTTCCATAGCAACTGGCTATGCTGCAATAGCACCATCAGAGGATCAACcaattcataataatttcaaCGATGATACAAATGATTGGGATGTTCAGTTAGATGGAGAGTTTCAAAGTGATGTTTATATTAATGTTGAAAGCCAAGAATTTATGAAAAACTCAACAATGGGAGCTGACAACTTTATGCAGCAAAGGAAGAGAAAAAGAAGGGAGAGTAGGGAAAAAAGAGGTCCCATTGCCACTAGGTTAGCCGATCAACTTGATCGTGTCCTTCAAGAATTTGAGACTCAAAAGTCTATACACGAAACACCAAAAGATGATCCATGTAGCATTGAAAATTGTCTGGAGGTTCTTCGTAGTTTGCCTGGTATGGTGGTTGGCAGTGAGCAATTCTTCATAGTTACTAGAGTTTTGAGTAAAAAGCATAATAGACAAACATTTATCGGATTGAAGGACTCGGAACTGCAGCTTGGTTGGGTAAAGACATTCACTAAAGATGATTTGAAGCGTTATTAA
- the LOC142518006 gene encoding serine carboxypeptidase 1-like has translation MFPGQPLVNFDQYSGYVTVDPNAGRALFYWLNEAEDSSSKPLALWLNGGTGCSSVCNGAMTELRPFPVNPDGKTLWYNKYSWNIVANILFLESPAGVGFSYSNTTSDYITGDKSTAADSYTFVMVAEISRVQN, from the exons ATGTTTCCAGGGCAACCATTGGTGAATTTTGATCAATATTCGGGTTACGTAACAGTTGATCCTAATGCTGGCCGAGCACTGTTTTATTGGTTAAATGAGGCTGAAGATTCTTCAAGCAAGCCCCTGGCGCTATGGCTAAATGGAG GGACTGGCTGCTCTTCAGTATGCAATGGAGCAATGACCGAACTTAGACCATTTCCGGTGAATCCCGACGGTAAAACTCTCTGGTACAACAAATATTCTTGGAATATTG TTGCGAATATCCTCTTCTTGGAATCCCCAGCTGGCGTTGGATTTTCATACTCAAACACAACATCAGATTACATTACTGGTGACAAAAGCACTGCAGCGGATTCCTACACCTTTGTAATGGTTGCAGAGATTTCCAGAGTACAAAACTAG